The Toxoplasma gondii ME49 chromosome XII, whole genome shotgun sequence genome includes a region encoding these proteins:
- a CDS encoding eukaryotic initiation factor-3, subunit 3, putative (encoded by transcript TGME49_251500), whose product MVESDEETRGAPKCFSSVLAHIGLLSLSRLAVFSLLVLAASRLLLLALSRVKTGSLAACYSSSSCVCSAGCFSFSFSRRFSLFRSVLSRASGVSPVLLSPAFPLPSSVSSSRARFLCTLLLVLSPHGLHSLSPLPFSGLTAVLLFSKPQAKLPAFFLCKMNSGGKYIPPSMRGAAQATQAPPGASASAPGPASPYGAAGPALSASPVSSQPGVSPDEVSPQGVSPHQRRTAAQVLAGVSAGARRAKASYPLRVVEVDSLVLMKVLKHCKENYPTPVNGQLLGIDCRDRLEVTNCFPLPQKKDIMAQVQREKGISEKDLEERIDEEFDKYQDKMAELMHDVNVDCFTVGWYQTLSFGDLKNKDIIDSLVLYQEAIDKAIVLGFDPMLNSMAKKAFKAYRVNPEFVQKYHEFEQDVSKYSKLRAKDILIEVPLVVVNPFLVEAFLMDWAVHDPLQNQADFDSLELDQSVYMEKNLSMLSLSLEALGDEQDKLQRYQRESLKQQQLQKQLLERRRLENDQRRLRGEPLLPADLDGPAFRKIDPPSQLNTLMMSSQAQLQCEEINAACSETLGKMFLLHWGNLRKKQTPAGLSAAVAAAAADAK is encoded by the exons ATGgtcgagagcgacgaagagacacgggGAGCGCCCAAATGTTTTTCGTCGGTTTTGGCTCACATaggtcttctttctctttctcgtctggctgtcttctctctccttgttctcgctgcttcgcgcctcctccttctcgctctctcccgtGTCAAAACCGGGTCTCTTGCCGCCTGCTACTCGTCCAGCAGCTGCGTGTGCTCTGCGGGgtgcttctctttttctttttctcgtcggttttctctctttcggtccgttctgtctcgcgcctccggtgtctctccagtccttctctctcccgcgtttcccctcccctcctccgtctccagctctcgcgcgcgctttctctgcacccTCCTCCTTGTGCTGTCTCCTCACGGTTTACActcgctttcgcctctccccttttcCGGCCTCACAGCcgttctcctgttctctaAACCACAGGCAAAACTacctgccttctttctctgcaaaaTGAACTCCGGGGGAAAGTACATCCCGCCGAGCATGCGCGGCGCTGCGCAGGCGACCCAGGCGCCTCCgggcgcctccgcctcggCTCCCGGTCCGGCCTCACCCTACGGCGCCGCAGGTCCTGCGCTCTCGGCTTCGCCAGTCTCCTCGCAGCCAGGAGTCTCTCCAGACGAAGTCTCCCCCCAGGGTGTGAGCCCCCACCAACGGCGAACCGCCGCGCAGGTCCTCGCAGGCGTCTCCGCAGGCGCCCGCCGCGCGAAGGCTTCGTATCCGCTGCGCGTTGTCGAAGTCGACAGCCTCGTCCTCATGAAGGTCCTCAAGCACTGCAAGGAGAACTATCCGACACCCGTGAACGGACAACTCCTCGGAATcgactgcagagacagactcGAAGTCACCAActgcttccctctcccccagaaaaag gaCATCATGGCGCAAGTGCAGCGCGAGAAGGGCATCAGCGAGAAGGACCTGGAAGAGCGGATCGACGAGGAATTCGACAAGTATCAAGACAAGATGGCGGAGCTTATGCATGATGTGAACGTGGATTGCTTCACTGTCGGCTGGTATCAGACGCTGTCGTTCGGAGATCTGAAGAACAAAGACATCATCGACTCGCTGGTGCTCTACCAGGAGGCCATCGACAAGGCGATTGTGCTCGGCTTCGACCCGATGCTCAACTCgatggcgaagaaggcgttCAAAGCCTACCGCGTAAATCCCGAGTTCGTACAAAAGTACCATGAGTTCGAGCAGGACGTCTCCAAGTACAGCAAACTGCGCGCGAAGGACATCCTCATCGAG GTGCCCCTCGTCGTCGTGAATCCGTTCCTAGTTGAGGCCTTCCTGATGGACTGGGCGGTGCACGATCCTCTGCAAAACCAAGCGGACTTCGACAGCTTGGAGCTCGACCAGAGCGTGTACATGGAGAAGAACTTGTCGATGCTGTCCCTGTCGCTCGAGGCCCTGGGAGACGAGCAAGACAAGCTGCAGCGGTACCAGCGTGAGTCgctgaagcagcagcagctgcagaaacaacTCCTCGAGCGCCGCCGCCTGGAGAACGACCAGAGGCGTCTCCGAGGCGAGCCGCTTCTCCCTGCGGACTTGGACGGTCCTGCGTTCCGGAAGATCGACCCGCCTTCCCAGTTGAACACGCTGATGATGAGCAGCCAGGCGCAGCTCCAGTGCGAAGAGATcaacgctgcatgcagcgagacCCTCGGAAAGATGTTCCTCCTTCACTGGGGAAATCtgcgaaagaagcagacgcccGCTGGCCTCAgcgccgccgtcgccgcagccgccgccgACGCGAAATga